The following coding sequences lie in one Spinacia oleracea cultivar Varoflay chromosome 1, BTI_SOV_V1, whole genome shotgun sequence genomic window:
- the LOC110775150 gene encoding putative disease resistance RPP13-like protein 1 — protein sequence MAIAEIFLSAFLQVVFEKLTSAGISQFVKQKRLQTQHKTIKEWEKKLRLIEAMLCDAEQKQCHSNAVKLWLQDLRDLAFELEDVLDDFVTEARLHRLNDESQEHHHSRSGCCTPFHKVPSFLTCASVASYSNTANYSTSTVHISNRLQDILTQAGSLGLSQQTQSWEMQQEEQARTSSLIREPIVYGRDVVKTEIIQRLLKDEPCCEDYMVIPIFGIGGIGKTTLAQSVYNDELVKAHFDVKAWVCVSYVFDVKQITATIINSATQATENFSDLNGAQENLKHLLASKRFLIVLDDIWSDEYDPWDQLQTPFHAAAKGSRVIITTRIERVAKNMLRRQNQSPIVYLKGLSDDDCWLLFQQHALVDPDLVEIRNEVLGLFKGLPLAAKALGGLLRKKDKSKWPKILKSNIWSEECGVLPALRLSYHHLPQYLKRVFAYCSIFPKDHEFLEKDIVLMWMAEGLLPENEEESMEDAGSNFFVDLVSRSLLEPSPSSDGGCFIMHDLVHDLAQWAAGDICCTMNINKVSSRTRYFSFTSEVLEGQPWTLGKVSQLRTFAFFGGAFDNVLPIQMLDSIFRQFQYLRVLSMAHIGIITELPNCIGSLNHLRYLDLSFNLQLKELPESTSKLCNLQTLLLKDCQFLRKVVTNMELLTELRHLDIDQTDLLEMPAGIGKLTNLRTLNQFFLTAESGRMILELKNLKCLSGSLHISGLQHVVRSEDAKEVRLYEKLGLDMLKMSWGASTHEVDHNIERDALEQLQPHKFIRELELNGYRSFIFPTWLGNPYFTKMVVIRLEGCPRCENLPPLGQLPLLQELSIELMDGIKTVGLEFYGIGCLNPFPALKTLRFKYIEYWKQWLPPSVDDSSKVFPCLEELLISDCPLLEGYFPSHLPSLKLLDIVNCSELKVSLPICPLLQELKISKCKELSTTAPVICCSESLMLFDISQFTGIQGFWVQGVETLRVIGGGYLEIGVDHRKRLELVNCPKFEKLWPDQFGELNDLTHVVLVNCEELAMFLETNLLSSVKHLRIYGNNSLNDLGKLTNQTTCLEELLIQRCSSLISIGNLPLTLRMLIIEVVNIEQPAQEWGLHLLTCLKSLKLINVGSSVDSVQSIPDPDLYLPSSLSDLTIFGFGSLKSISCFSLPNLTYIWIQNCPKMSKRCIQVSEGLVIKSGASYLHVKRAASNY from the exons atggcaaTAGCAGAGATATTTTTATCAGCGTTTCTTCAAGTAGTGTTTGAGAAGCTAACATCCGCTGGAATAAGCCAGTTTGTAAAGCAAAAGAGATTACAAACCCAACACAAGACCATCAAAGAATGGGAGAAAAAGCTGAGATTGATTGAAGCAATGTTGTGTGACGCTGAACAGAAGCAATGCCACAGCAACGCCGTGAAATTGTGGTTACAAGATCTCCGAGACTTGGCTTTCGAGTTGGAGGATGTTCTTGACGATTTTGTAACGGAAGCTCGACTTCATCGGTTGAATGATGAGTCGCAGGAACATCATCACTCCAGATCTGGCTGTTGCACTCCATTCCATAAG GTTCCAAGCTTTCTTACTTGTGCTTCTGTAGCTTCATACTCGAACACTGCAAATTATTCAACAAGCACTGTACACATAAGCAATCGCTTGCAAGACATTCTGACACAGGCGGGCTCTTTGGGTCTTTCACAACAAACACAGTCATGGGAAATGCAGCAAGAAGAGCAGGCAAGAACATCATCTTTAATACGTGAACCAATTGTATATGGGAGAGATGTCGTTAAGACTGAGATAATCCAACGGTTATTGAAAGATGAACCATGTTGTGAGGATTATATGGTAATTCCTATTTTTGGAATAGGAGGAATTGGGAAGACGACCCTTGCTCAAAGTGTTTACAACGATGAGCTAGTCAAAGCTCACTTTGATGTAAAAGCATGGGTGTGTGTTTCTTATGTGTTTGATGTAAAACAAATAACGGCAACAATTATCAATTCCGCCACTCAGGCAACAGAAAACTTTAGTGATCTTAATGGGGCACAAGAAAATTTGAAGCATCTGCTAGCAAGCAAAAGGTTCTTGATTGTTCTTGATGATATCTGGAGTGATGAATATGATCCTTGGGACCAACTTCAGACCCCTTTCCATGCTGCAGCAAAGGGAAGCAGAGTTATAATCACAACAAGAATAGAGAGGGTAGCGAAGAACATGCTTAGGAGACAAAATCAAAGTCCCATTGTTTATTTAAAGGGTTTATCAGATGATGACTGTTGGCTTCTTTTTCAGCAGCATGCACTTGTAGATCCTGACCTTGTTGAGATACGAAATGAAGTATTAGGACTATTCAAAGGATTGCCTTTAGCTGCAAAAGCTCTAGGAGGTCTCCTCCGGAAAAAGGATAAGAGCAAGTGGCCAAAGATACTAAAGAGCAACATTTGGAGCGAGGAATGTGGTGTTTTACCTGCCCTGAGGTTAAGTTATCATCATCTCCCACAATACCTAAAACGCGTATTTGCTTATTGTTCTATATTTCCTAAAGATCATGAATTTCTTGAGAAAGATATTGTCTTAATGTGGATGGCTGAAGGCTTGCTGCCAGAGAATGAGGAGGAAAGCATGGAAGACGCGGGCAGTAACTTTTTCGTTGACCTAGTGTCAAGATCATTACTGGAACCAAGTCCATCTAGTGATGGAGGGTGTTTCATTATGCATGATCTAGTTCATGATTTAGCTCAATGGGCTGCAGGTGATATCTGTTGTACAATGAATATCAATAAAGTTTCCAGCAGAACTCGCTATTTCTCTTTTACTTCAGAAGTACTGGAAGGACAACCCTGGACTCTAGGGAAAGTTAGCCAGTTGAGAACATTTGCCTTTTTTGGGGGAGCATTTGACAATGTACTTCCAATACAAATGCTAGATTCCATTTTTCGACAATTTCAATATTTGCGCGTGCTGTCTATGGCTCACATAGGAATTATTACTGAATTACCAAATTGTATTGGTAGTCTGAATCATTTACGGTATCTTGACCTGTCCTTCAATTTACAGTTAAAGGAGCTGCCAGAATCAACTAGCAAACTTTGCAACCTCCAAACACTGCTGTTGAAAGACTGTCAATTCCTCAGAAAGGTTGTAACAAATATGGAACTCCTAACTGAACTTCGTCACCTGGACATTGATCAGACTGATTTGTTGGAGATGCCAGCTGGGATTGGGAAATTAACAAATTTGCGAACATTAAACCAATTCTTCTTGACAGCAGAGTCTGGAAGAATGATACTCGAGTTGAAGAACTTGAAATGTCTCAGTGGCTCACTGCACATATCTGGCCTACAACATGTGGTGAGGAGTGAAGATGCAAAAGAAGTCAGGCTGTATGAAAAACTAGGCCTTGATATGTTGAAAATGTCTTGGGGAGCTTCTACCCATGAAGTTGATCACAACATTGAAAGAGATGCACTTGAGCAATTGCAGCCTCATAAATTTATCAGAGAGTTAGAATTGAATGGATACAGGTCCTTTATATTTCCTACTTGGTTAGGAAATCCTTATTTCACTAAGATGGTTGTCATAAGACTGGAGGGTTGTCCAAGATGTGAAAACTTACCACCACTAGGGCAGTTACCCTTGTTGCAGGAGCTTTCCATAGAACTGATggatggtattaagactgtaggTCTTGAATTTTACGGCATTGGTTGTTTAAACCCATTTCCTGCATTGAAAACTTTGCGGTTCAAGTATATAGAGTATTGGAAACAGTGGTTGCCCCCATCAGTTGACGACAGTAGCAAGGTGTTTCCCTGCCTTGAAGAACTTTTAATTTCAGATTGTCCGTTGTTGGAGGGATATTTTCCTTCCCACCTCCCATCTCTAAAACTACTGGATATTGTTAACTGCAGTGAGCTGAAAGTCTCACTTCCAATATGCCCTCTGCTCCAGGAACTGAAGATAAGTAAGTGTAAAGAGTTATCTACCACTGCACCTGTCATATGTTGTTCAGAAAGCCTAATGCTTTTTGATATATCACAATTTACCGGGATTCAGGGATTTTGGGTTCAAGGAGTCGAAACTCTTAGGGTAATAGGCGGCGGTTATTTAGAAATAGGAGTAGATCACCGGAAGCGCTTAGAGTTGGTGAACTGTCCAAAATTTGAGAAGCTGTGGCCTGATCAATTTGGGGAGTTGAACGATCTGACCCATGTTGTATTAGTAAACTGTGAAGAACTGGCTATGTTCTTGGAAACTAATTTGCTGTCAAGTGTGAAACATCTCAGAATTTACGGTAACAATTCATTGAATGATTTAGGCAAGTTAACCAACCAAACCACTTGTCTTGAAGAGCTGCTTATTCAAAGGTGTTCATCTCTCATCAGTATTGGTAATTTACCCCTGACTCTTCGAATGCTAATAATAGAAGTTGTTAACATAGAGCAGCCGGCTCAAGAGTGGGGACTTCACCTCCTTACTTGTCTGAAATCTCTTAAACTCATAAACGTAGGCAGCTCTGTAGATTCAGTACAGTCTATCCCTGACCCAGATCTTTATCTTCCCTCTTCCTTATCTGACTTGACCATCTTCGGGTTTGGGAGTTTGAAATCCATTTCGTGTTTTAGCCTTCCCAACCTGACTTACATTTGGATCCAGAATTGTCCTAAGATGAGCAAAAGATGTATACAGGTCTCTGAGGGACTTGTGATAAAGAGTGGCGCGTCATACCTTCATGTCAAAAGGGCTGCTTCCAATTACTGA
- the LOC110775027 gene encoding cytochrome b-c1 complex subunit 7-2, mitochondrial: MAIATGSSSLLKALLNPKQNFLAAMHKSSVDQRLRRYGLRFDDCYDPLEDLDIKEALNRLPREIVDARNQRLMRAMDLSMKHEYLSEDLQAMQTPFRSYIQDMLALVKRERAEREALGALPLYQRSIP; this comes from the exons ATGGCGATTGCAACAGGATCATCTTCATTGTTGAAGGCGCTTCTCAATCCTAAGCAGAACTTCTTGGCTGCTATGCACAAGAGCTCCGTCGATCAACGCCTCCGCAGATATG GTCTAAGATTTGATGATTGTTACGATCCATTGGAAGATCTGGACATCAAGGAAGCCCTAAATCGGCTTCCTCGTGAAATCGTGGATGCTCGCAACCAGCGTCTTATGCGCGCTATGGATCTTTCTATGAAGCACGAGTACCTATCTGAAGATCTCCAG GCTATGCAAACACCCTTCAGAAGTTACATTCAAGATATGTTGGCTCTT GTGAAGCGTGAGAGAGCAGAACGGGAAGCTTTGGGAGCTTTGCCTCTGTACCAGCGATCAATTCCTTAA